The Brassica napus cultivar Da-Ae chromosome C7, Da-Ae, whole genome shotgun sequence genome has a segment encoding these proteins:
- the LOC106372813 gene encoding uncharacterized protein LOC106372813: protein MVNSLKVPEVSTIPVWVTLKNVPDCCYSRLGLSHVASGLGEPMKTHKPRLDPTCLGEAKLLVEVELDKPFPKQIALDDKQDQEMVQVETSEMETQAGVEQVLSTRPHFPAHFPIATTQKDNSTVSHSSLDAKFIPAATIAGSSSAPTFHQIMDNVPSDIISEDIKLSGNDPLTMTLLSPESNQELGDIESDFCITEQMNEFGSMTRSGRLVKPTQKYGNEWFTVHGKGKRGRRGRSS, encoded by the exons ATGG TGAACTCACTTAAAGTTCCTGAAGTTTCAACTATTCCGGTTTGGGTAACCCTCAAAAATGTTCCAGATTGTTGCTACTCAAGATTAGGCCTCAGCCATGTTGCATCAGGACTTGGTGAGCCTATGAAAACGCACAAACCTCGCCTTGATCCGACTTGTTTGGGAGAAGCAAAGCTACTGGTTGAAGTAGAACTTGATAAGCCCTTCCCAAAGCAAATTGCCTTAGATGACAAACAAG ATCAAGAGATGGTACAAGTTGAAACTTCAGAAATGGAAACCCAAGCTGGTGTTGAGCAGGTTCTTTCAACGCGACCACACTTCCCTGCTCACTTTCCAATAGCTACTACTCAGAAGGATAACTCTACTGTGTCTCACTCATCTTTGGATGCAAAATTTATTCCAGCCGCTACAATAGCAGGTTCATCATCTGCTCCCACTTTCCACCAAATTATGGACAATGTTCCATCAGATATTATCAGTGAGGATATTAAACTCTCAGGAAATGATCCTTTAACCATGACCCTTCTTTCACCTGAATCCAACCAAGAGCTTGGTGATATAGAGAGTGATTTCTGTATTACTGAACAAATGAATGAATTTGGAAGTATGACAAGAAGCGGTAGGTTGGTTAAGCCTACACAAAAATATGGAAATGAATGGTTCACAGTTCATGGAAAAGGGAAACGAGGTCGTAGGGGTCGAAGTTCCTAA
- the BNAC07G18530D gene encoding uncharacterized protein BNAC07G18530D, whose protein sequence is MQRLCTKLRSISVRSNRNLSLIGAPHRLIHHSPTSQLTLGFATPPSKWSFLPATSLAGASPFVPHHFVQVRSITSKDKMAKWKKKWRPRTPITSKVKKVKIKFYSSYKDRFKPLNDGTIRRWKEGKRHNAHLKSKKSKRRLRQPGLVPPAYAKVMKKLNFCN, encoded by the exons ATGCAGAGGCTTTGCACTAAGCTCCGTTCCATTTCAGTCCGTTCAAACCGGAACCTCTCTTTAATCGGTGCTCCCCACCGTCTCATCCACCATTCCCCGACTTCTCAGTTAACCCTAGGTTTCGCCACGCCGCCCAGCAAATGGAGCTTCCTCCCCGCCACCTCGCTCGCCGGAGCTTCTCCCTTCGTTCCTCATCAT TTTGTTCAAGTACGGAGCATCACTTCCAAGGACAAAATGGCCaaatggaagaagaagtggaggCCTAGGACTCCAATCACCTCTAAAGTCAAGAAAGTCAAGATCAAGTTCTATTC GTCATACAAAGACAGGTTTAAGCCACTGAATGATGGTACCATCCGTCGCTGGAAAGAAGGCAAGCGCCACAACGCACACCTGAAG TCAAAGAAATCAAAGCGTAGATTAAGACAGCCTGGACTAGTACCACCAGCATATGCCAAAGTCATGAAGAAACTCAATTTCTGCAATTGA
- the LOC106375376 gene encoding putative F-box/FBD/LRR-repeat protein At5g44950, translating into MGYDRISLLPDSLLTQILLHLPTKDSVKTSLLSTRWRNLWLDVPGLDLHSNDFRYSSSAIKTFTDKFLELNRESRLLKFKIKYDECNVYLFGISEWFVTAINRGAQVLDVDTLRCPFYKDFMPLDVYKSKTLVSLKLVNVGLLKPEFVVSLPCLKIMHLEDIQYSDDDGSLIIQKLVSGCPVLEDLTLCRSFDDKLPVVLRVMSQTLKRFCVKSGPGIESDAPGLKCIDFRDDDRVVGKNLSFFLMVDIDTKFNLHEFLNGVSSARRSMIISQRTIMELYRCLNMEPISKFHNLSRLEVSFSSDLLLQVLTNFLEISPNLKYLTLCLVFSTKIERENLELTNVPRCLLSTLECVEIKEMIAGEETGMARVRIGKTTAMKLAKQKKKIWMEVVRYFLEDSVVLKNLILCLTDSDITKKLVTFTKRFRRCQTIFR; encoded by the exons ATGGGGTACGACAGAATAAGCTTACTACCAGATTCCTTACTAACTCAGATACTCCTACACCTTCCGACCAAAGACTCAGTCAAGACAAGCCTCCTTTCGACCAGATGGAGAAACCTATGGCTCGATGTTCCAGGACTAGATCTCCACTCCAACGACTTCCGTTATTCCAGTTCCGCCATCAAGACCTTCACCGACAAGTTTCTAGAGCTAAACCGCGAGTCACGCCTCCTAAAGTTCAAGATCAAGTACGACGAATGCAATGTATACCTCTTCGGAATCAGCGAATGGTTCGTTACAGCGATTAACCGTGGAGCTCAGGTTCTAGATGTCGACACCCTTAGATGTCCTTTCTACAAAGACTTCATGCCTTTGGATGTTTACAAGAGCAAGACTTTGGTGTCTTTGAAGCTCGTCAACGTAGGGCTGTTGAAGCCCGAGTTCGTTGTTTCTCTACCATGTCTCAAGATCATGCATCTTGAAGATATTCAGTACAGTGATGATGATGGTTCTTTGATCATACAGAAGCTCGTCTCAGGGTGTCCTGTTCTTGAAGATCTGACCCTGTGCAGGTCTTTTGATGATAAGTTGCCTGTGGTTCTGCGTGTCATGTCTCAGACTCTGAAGAGGTTTTGTGTAAAGTCTGGCCCTGGGATAGAGAGTGATGCTCCGGGACTCAAATGTATTGACTTCCGAGATGATGATAGAGTCGTGGGGAAGAATCTGAGCTTCTTTCTCATGGTCGACATTGATACTAAATTCAATCTTCACGAGTTTCTAAATGGTGTTTCTAGTGCAAGACGCAGTATGATCATCTCTCAGCGTACTATAAtg GAACTATATCGTTGCTTAAACATGGAACCAATTAGCAAATTTCATAACTTGTCTCGTTTGGAGGTTTCATTCTCCAGTGATCTCTTATTACAAGTGTTGACCAATTTTCTTGAGATTAGTCCCAATCTAAAGTACCTCACTTTG TGTCTAGTTTTCTCAACGAAGATTGAACGAGAGAATCTTGAACTTACTAATGTCCCACGGTGCTTACTATCGACTCTAGAGTGTGTTGAGATTAAGGAAATGATCGCAGGAGAAGAAACTGGGATGGCGAGAGTAAGGATTGGTAAGACAACAGCGATGAAATTAgcaaagcagaagaagaaaatatggaTGGAAGTAGTGAGGTACTTTCTTGAGGATTCAGTAGTTCTAAAGAATCTCATATTGTGTCTCACAGATTCAGATATCACCAAGAAGCTTGTTACGTTCACAAAACGTTTTCGCCGGTGTCAAACTATCTTTcgttag